Below is a window of Candidatus Eisenbacteria bacterium DNA.
GGCGATCGGCACGGCGCAGAAGCGGGTGGAGGCGCACAACTTCGACATCCGCAAGCACCTGCTCGAATACGACAACGTCATGAACCAGCAGCGCACCGTGATCTACGAGATGCGCCGCGAGGCGCTGGAGTCGGGGGCCGACTTCTCGGAGCGCACCCGGGAGATGCTGGCCGAGGTGGTGACCGACACCCTGGCCCCGCACTACGAACTGGGCAAGTTCTCCGAGGAGTGGGAGCTGCCGCGGGCCGCGGGGGAGGTGGCCCTGCTGATGGTCGCCCCGGTGCCGGCGCTGCCCTGGGGCGGGGAGCGGGTGGAGCAGGAGGAGGTGGAGGAGTTCTTCCAGGCCTTCGCGCTGGAGACCTACCGCGCGCGCGAGCGCATGCTGGGCCCGGAGCTGATGCGCGAGGTGGAGCGGAACGTGTTCCTCTACACCCTGGACGAGAAGTGGCGCGACCAGCTCTACGAGATGGACCAGCTGCGCGCCGGGATCGGGCTGCGCGCCTACGGCCAGAAGGACCCGCTGGTGGAGTACAAGGGCGAGGCCTACCGGCTCTTCGAGGATCTGACCGGGGAACTCAACCGGGAGACCGTGCGCCGGTTGTTCCGGGCCCAGGTGCACCGTGAGCCCGGCGGCGCGGCGGCCCCGCCGCCCCCGCCGCGGAGGCCGGCGCGCCGCGCCGAGCCCAGGGCGGTCCATTCCGAGGTGACGGCCTTCGGGACCGCGGAGCGGCCGGGCGAAGCCGCGGCGGCGGCGGCGGCCGCCACCCCCGGGGGGGAGAGCCATTCCCCGAAGGTGAACAAGGGCCCGCAGGTGGGGCGAAACGACCCCTGTCCCTGTGGAAGTGGCAAGAAGTACAAGAAGTGTTGTATGTTGACCGAGGTCTGAGCAAGGAGAACCGCATGTCTCAAGATCCGGTACGTGAGATCCTGGAACTCATCACCCAGCAGTTCCGCTCGTTCATCGAGGGGGACGGACTTGCATTGGAGGAGCTCACGGACCTGCTCACCTCCCGCGACTACGAACCGGAGGACCTCCGGGCCGCCTTCGAGCTGATCGTGCAACTGCTCGAGCCGGTGGCCGAGGAGAACTTCCAGACCGTCGGTGCCGGCGGCAGCCGCAACCGGGTGCTCAACCACTGGGAGCGCTCGAACCTCACGCCCCAGGCCTACGGCTACCTGCTGCAGCTCAAGCAGAACGGCTCGCTCGACGACGATCATATGGAGCTGATCCTCGAACGCGCGGGCGCATCCGGCGCCCGCCGCATGGACGTTCGCGACGTCGAGGACCTGGCCAGCTGGGTCCTCTTCGGCATGGAGACGGAGGACGGCGGGCCGGACCAGGAGCGGAGCCGCCTCCACTAGCCATGGCCAAGAACCTGGTGATCGTCGAGTCGCCCACCAAGGCGAAGACCATCAAGAAGTACCTGGGCACGGGCTTCGACGTGATGGCCTCCAGCGGGCACATCATGGACCTGCCGAAGAACAAGCTGGGCGTGGACGTCGAGAACGACTTCGAGCCGGCGTACGTGCAGATCCGCGGCAAGGCCAAGATCGTCAAGGAGCTGAAGGCCGAGGCCAAGAAGGCCAGCAACATCTTCCTGGCGCCCGACCCCGACCGCGAAGGCGAGGCCATCGCCGCGCACCTGCGCGACCTGCTGGGCGGGGGCAAGGCCCACGTGCAGCGCCTCGATTTCTACGAGATCACCAAGCCGGCCATCCTCAAGGCCCTCGAGCACCCGCGCGAGATCGACCAGAACAAGGTGGACGCCCAGCAGGCCCGCCGCGTGCTGGA
It encodes the following:
- a CDS encoding DUF494 family protein is translated as MSQDPVREILELITQQFRSFIEGDGLALEELTDLLTSRDYEPEDLRAAFELIVQLLEPVAEENFQTVGAGGSRNRVLNHWERSNLTPQAYGYLLQLKQNGSLDDDHMELILERAGASGARRMDVRDVEDLASWVLFGMETEDGGPDQERSRLH